One genomic region from Indicator indicator isolate 239-I01 chromosome 7, UM_Iind_1.1, whole genome shotgun sequence encodes:
- the GOT1 gene encoding aspartate aminotransferase, cytoplasmic, which translates to MAASIFTAVPRAPPVAVFKLTADFREDGDSRKVNLGVGAYRTDEGQPWVLPVVKKVEQMIANDNSLNHEYLPILGLPEFRANASRIALGDDSPAIKENRIGSVQALGGTGALRIGAEFLRRWYNGNNNTATPVYVSAPTWENHNSVFMDAGFKDIRTYHYWDAAKRGLDLQGLLNDMEQAPEFSIFILHACAHNPTGTDPTPDQWKQIAAVMKRRCLFPFFDSAYQGFASGSLDKDAWAVRYFVSEGFELFCAQSFSKNFGLYNERVGNLTVVGKDADNVQRVLSQMEKIVRTTWSNPPSQGARIVATTLASPQLFTEWKENVKTMADRVLLMRSELRSRLESLGTPGTWNHITDQIGMFSFTGLNPKQVEYMIKEKHIYLMASGRINMCGLTTKNLDYVAKSIHEAVTKIQ; encoded by the exons ATGGCAGCTTCCATCTTCACCGCCGTCCCTCGTGCCCCGCCTGTGGCCGTCTTCAAACTCACGGCAGATTTCCGGGAGGACGGAGATTCGCGGAAGGTCAACCTGGGCGTGGGCG CCTACCGCACGGACGAGGGGCAACCATGGGTCCTGCCGGTGGTGAAGAAGGTGGAGCAAATGATCGCAAACGACAACAGCCTGAACCACGAGTACCTGCCCATCCTGGGCCTCCCCGAGTTCCGGGCTAATGCTTCCCGCATTGCTCTGGGTGATGACAGCCCTGCCATAAAGGAAAACCGG ATTGGAAGTGTTCAGGCCTTGGGTGGGACAGGTGCTCTGCGGATCGGTGCAGAGTTTCTGAGGCGATGGTACAATGGAAACAACAACACAGCAACTCCAGTCTACGTCTCTGCTCCAACCTGGG AGAACCACAACTCTGTGTTTATGGATGCTGGCTTTAAAGATATTAGAACTTACCACTATTGGGATGCTGCCAAGAGGGGTCTGGATCTCCAGGGGCTGCTGAATGACATGGAA caAGCCCCAGAGTTCTCCATTTTCATCCTCCATGCTTGTGCGCACAACCCAACAGGTACAGACCCTACACCGGATCAGTGGAAGCAGATTGCTGCTGTTATGAAG CGCCGGTGCCTGTTTCCGTTCTTCGACTCAGCGTACCAAGGTTTTGCCTCTGGCAGCCTGGACAAGGATGCCTGGGCTGTGCGATACTTTGTCTCCGAGGGCTTTGAGCTCTTCTGTGCACAGTCGTTTTCCAAGAACTTTGGGCTCTACA ATGAACGTGTGGGGAACCTGACTGTGGtggggaaggatgcagacaatgTGCAGCGTGTGCTTTCCCAGATGGAGAAGATTGTGCGCACCACTTGGTCCAACCCTCCCTCCCAGGGAGCGCGCATTGTGGCAACTACACTTGCTTCCCCGCAGCTCTTTACTGAGTG gaaggaaaatgtgAAGACAATGGCAGATCGGGTCTTGCTGATGAGGTCAGAGCTCCGGTCTCGACTGGAGTCTCTTGGGACTCCAGGCACTTGGAACCACATCACAGATCAGATCGGCATGTTTAGCTTCACAGGGTTGAACC CTAAGCAAGTGGAATACATGATCAAGGAAAAACACATCTACCTGATGGCTAGTGGGCGCATCAACATGTGTGGCCTGACTACCAAGAACCTGGACTATGTGGCCAAGTCCATCCATGAAGCTGTCACAAAAATCCAATGA